DNA sequence from the Candidatus Cloacimonadota bacterium genome:
TCACGCCGGTGAATAAGATAGACTTTTTTAGCGAATCTGGTCAGGAAAATCGCTTCCTCGACGGCTGAATCTCCTCCGCCAACTACAGCAACAACTTTATCACGGTATAAAGCTCCATCGCAGGTTGCACAATAAGAAACTCCTCTTCCGGTCAATCTTTCTTCTCCAGGCACTTCTAACTTTTTAGGATTAGCTCCAGTTGCAATAATAATTGTCTTAAACTTATATTCCTGCTGATTTGTTTTAATGATCTTGTCATACTCATCAAAAGTGATTGAAACTACTTCTTCATCTTTGAATTCAGCTTTGAATTTATCAGCCTGTTTCTTCATTTTGTCAATAATATCAAAACCGCTCATGTTTTCTTCAAATCCGGGATAATTTTCAACATCTGCTGTCAGAACAATTTGTCCGCCAACTAAACCTCTCTCAAAAACAACTGTATGTAAACCGCCGCGGGCAGCATAAATCGCAGCACTTAATCCTGCTGGACCTGCTCCAAT
Encoded proteins:
- the trxB gene encoding thioredoxin-disulfide reductase; translated protein: MQYDVAIIGAGPAGLSAAIYAARGGLHTVVFERGLVGGQIVLTADVENYPGFEENMSGFDIIDKMKKQADKFKAEFKDEEVVSITFDEYDKIIKTNQQEYKFKTIIIATGANPKKLEVPGEERLTGRGVSYCATCDGALYRDKVVAVVGGGDSAVEEAIFLTRFAKKVYLIHRRDQLRAVKIVQERAFKNEKIEFVLDSVVREIKGKTFVEDLVLYNKKTKKTSELKVDGVFIYVGINPNNQLIASKVKLDEQGFIVADETMHTNFPGVYAAGDIVHKVLRQVVTAASDGAIAAFSAEKWIEMYYKVVRHVVD